The Oenanthe melanoleuca isolate GR-GAL-2019-014 chromosome 1A, OMel1.0, whole genome shotgun sequence genome contains a region encoding:
- the ZNF277 gene encoding zinc finger protein 277 — MAASRGAAGAPARGDTECILEPLSLPESPGGVDAVESSPYVPCIFCKECYVLAEQNQLLKHMIIEHKLVIADVKLVADFRSYILYWKRRFAEQPITDFCSVIRTNSKAPLEEQDNYFLLCDVLPEDRLLREELQQKRLREILEQQQQERYDTSFHSMCMFCDQEFTGNRSVLLNHMAREHAFNIGLPDNIVNCYEFLAVLQGKLDNLQCLYCEKVFRDKNTLKDHMRKKQHRRINAKNKEYDKFYIINYLEFGKSWEEVQSEDDRELLDNLEEDWSDWEEHPVCAVCLFCEQQADTTEKLYLHMQKSHGFHFPKIKSEHGLNFYQQVKLVNFIRREIHHCRCYNCQEKFESKGGLISHMEETKHIAFLPARSTWDQPQYYFPTYENDTLLCTLSDSEDAQTEDQSEEVPVVSEDISSLKALKQSSVLNQLLCKENKS; from the exons atGGCCGCGtcccgcggggctgcgggagcgcCGGCGCGGGGAG aTACCGAGTGTATTTTGGAGCCTCTGTCTCTGCCAGAAAGTCCAGGTGGTGTTGATGCAGTAGAAAGTTCCCCCTATGTGCCTTGTATTTTCTGCAAAGAATGCTATGTCTTAGCAGAACAAAACCAGCTTCTGAAGCACATGATTATTGAACACAAGCTCGTCATAGCAGATGTGAAACTGGTTGCAGATTTTAGAAG ctaCATATTGTACTGGAAGAGAAGGTTTGCAGAACAGCCTATCACAGACTTTTGTAGTGTAATAAGAACAAATTCAAAAGCTCCATTAG AGGAACAggacaattattttcttttatgtgaTGTTTTACCAGAAGACAGGTTACTTAGAGAAGAGCTCCAGCAAAAGAGACTG AGAGAAATTCTAGAACAGCAACAACAGGAGAGATATGACACAAGTTTTCATAGTATGTGTATGTTCTGTGATCAAGAATTCACAGGAAACAG ATCTGTTCTTCTCAATCATATGGCCAGAGAGCATGCCTTTAACATTGGGCTGCCAGATAACATTGTGAACTGCTATGAGTTTTTGGCTGTATTGCAGGGGAAGCTTGACAA CTTGCAGTGTTTATACTGTGAAAAAGTCTTCAGAGACAAAAACACACTTAAAGATCACATGAGAAAGAAGCAGCATCGCAGAATAAATgccaaaaataaagaatatgaCAAATTTTATATCATTAATTACTTG gaaTTTGGAAAGTCCTGGGAGGAAGTGCAGTCAGAGGACGACCGGGAATTACTAGATAACCTGGAAGA AGATTGGTCTGACTGGGAAGAGCATCCTGTATGTGCAGTTTGCCTGTTTTGTGAGCAACAAGCAGACACCACAGAAAAACTGTATCTTCACATGCAG aAATCACATGGATTTCACTTTCCTAAAATAAAGTCAGAGCATG GTCTGAACTTCTATCAGCAAGTAAAGCTAGTGAATTTCATCAGAAGAGAAATCCATCACTGTCGTTGTTACAACTGCCAGGAGAAATTTGAATCCAAAGGAGGATTGATAAGTCACATGGAAGAGACCAAACACATTGCATTCCTGCCAGCCAGGTCTACATGGGATCAACCACA GTATTATTTCCCTACCTATGAAAATGATACACTCCTGTGTACACTGTCAGACAGTGAAGATGCACAAACTGAGGATCAAAGTGAAGAAGTGCCAGTTGTAAGTGAAGATATATCCAGTCTAAAAGCTCTCAAACAGAGCAGTGTTTTAAACCAGCTTCTGTGTAAAGAGAACAAGAGTTAG